The following are from one region of the Salvia hispanica cultivar TCC Black 2014 chromosome 1, UniMelb_Shisp_WGS_1.0, whole genome shotgun sequence genome:
- the LOC125197473 gene encoding premnaspirodiene oxygenase-like: MTDESAMSFTRRRLKTMRRKLDVILDDVIDRHKRLRNSEFGSEDLIHVLLRVQEEEKLQFPIGNDNIKADVFTAGTDTSATTIDWAMVELLRHPQVMAKAQAEVRHVLKRNSTNQNNVVHELKYLKLVIKETLRLHPPTPLLPRACKEEKVINGYTIRTGEKVLVNVWAMHRDPRYWKEPEKFNPERFENQYLDFLGGDFQFLPFGAGKRMCPGITFGLATMEFTLSQLLYNFDWKLPEGVEAEDLDMIENNGMAVARKPNLFVVVTPYN; this comes from the exons atgACGGATGAGAGTGCGATGAGCTTCACACGGCGGCGGCTCAAGACGATGCGGCGCAAGCTCGATGTAATTCTGGACGACGTGATTGATCGGCATAAAAGATTAAGGAATTCTGAGTTTGGGAGTGAGGATTTGATTCATGTGCTTCTTagggttcaagaagaagagaagttgCAGTTTCCCATCGGCAACGACAACATCAAGGCT GATGTTTTTACTGCTGGAACAGATACTTCAGCAACTACTATTGACTGGGCGATGGTAGAACTGCTGAGACACCCCCAAGTGATGGCTAAGGCACAAGCTGAAGTAAGACATGTCTTGAAAAGAAATAGTACTAACCAAAACAACGTCGTTCATGAACTGAAATATCTGAAACTAGTGATTAAAGAGACTTTGAGGTTGCACCCTCCTACTCCGTTGCTGCCTAGAGCTTGCAAGGAGGAAAAAGTGATCAATGGGTACACCATACGTACTGGAGAAAAGGTGTTGGTAAATGTTTGGGCAATGCATAGGGACCCGAGGTACTGGAAAGAACCAGAGAAGTTTAACCCCGAGAGATTCGAGAATCaatatttggattttctaGGTggtgattttcaatttttgccGTTTGGAGCTGGAAAAAGAATGTGCCCCGGCATAACGTTTGGTTTGGCTACTATGGAGTTTACTTTATCCCAATTGCTCTATAACTTCGATTGGAAACTTCCGGAAGGTGTCGAGGCTGAGGATTTAGACATGATTGAAAATAATGGGATGGCAGTAGCAAGGAAACCAAATTTATTTGTTGTCGTCACTCCTTATAATTAA